AACCATACGGCAAAAAGCATAAAAACAGGAGTTTTGTAAAAACTATCAATTGTAAATATAAAAAATAACAAAGCCAAAACACTCGTAAATGGCATTATTTGAGCTTTAATCGGCAACGGAATAGTTTCATATTGTAACCCCAAAATAAGCAATAGCAAGGCAAACTTGTAAAATGAACCAGAGGTAAAAATTATGAACTCGTGTTTTGTATTCTGCGAATTAAACATCACTTCAAAAACTATTCTCAAGTTTAATTTTTACGCTGATCAAAACTCTTCTAATAAACTTCAGAAGAGAATATACATACAAAAATGGTAAAACAAACTTACTTATTTTTCCCTGCCTTGAAAGTTCAAAATAAGCTCTTAACTCTCCTTTCTCCATTTCCCATAGATTACCCGAAAGCCCACCATAACCAAAAAAAGGTTTAAATACAAACGCAAGAGGTAAATCAATGTAAGCTCCGCGGCAACCTGATAATATCATATTTAACCAAAGATAGGAATCTTCAAAATGTTTAAAAGTAGGCTCAAATCTAAACCCAATATCCCTTTTCAAAATCACCGTGTCCGTGAAAAAATAGCGCTTTAGTAAAATCATCGCTCTTGAAACTTCCCACCACTTAAAATTTTGTAAGTCAAAGTTTAGTCCGTGCTTGTCCCACATCTTCATATCATGCCCTGTAATTGAAAATTCAGGATGTTCTTCCATGAATTTTAGTTGTATTTCTACTTTTTTTGGATGCCATATGTCATCTTGATCAAGAAATGCGACATACGGTTGTGTAGCGTTATCCCAACCAATGTTCCTGGGTAAACTTGGACCACCAGAATTTTCCCCAAGCTCAATCAACTTCATCCAACCTCCGTATTTCTCTTTCAATTTTCGCAGAATCTGAATTGTTTCCTTATCACTGCCATCATCAACAACTATTAGCTCCGCAGGTCTCCAAGATTGCTCATATACGGACAAAATCGCTCTCCCTATCACATCTTTACCATTATAACACGGAATTACAACGCTCAAAGGAGCATACATAGATGACCATCTTAGCCAATTATCTTTTTAATAAATTTATCAAACTCATCAGTATTTTTCTCCCATGAAAATTCCCGAATTGTCCTGTATCCTTCATACGCAAAATTAATTCTTTTCTCCCTATCGTCAATTAATTTCTTAACCGCTTCAGCCAACTCATAAGGATTTGGTGGCGAGCTTGTAACTATCGCATTTTTTTGATTGAAAGCATACTCCAAAACTCCCAAACTATTTGCAGTAACCAAAGCACATCCACAAGCCATCGCTTCAGCTGAAGGCAGAGAAAATCCCTCTGAATAACTTGGACTTAAAAAAATAGCATTTTGATTGTAAAGATTAACCAGATCATTAACTTTAGGATTCCTAATGTAGTTTATCCAATCAGGTAAATTTTTAGGTCGTGGAAATACACCAAACAAGCTAGCTTTTAGATCTGGAATTTCTTCCTTTAAAATTTTCAAAGCCTCTATCCCTTCTTTGCTTCCCTTCCATGATAAAGTGTGGTATAACATAAGAACAGTTTTATCATCTCTATCTTCTGGTTTAACGATGATTCTGAATATGTTAACATCTATCGCGTTTGGCAAGAACAAAGCAACCTCCGATCCAGAAGATTTAACCCTTTCACCTAACCACTTTGAAATGACAACATTATAAAAACCGAAATTGTACGATTCCTTAACTTTTTCATCGCTTACATTCCAATTTTCAAAATGTTGAATAAAATATATAACAGGCTTACTAATTCTTTTGCCCTCCAATAAAATCTTAACTTCGTAAGCAGTTTCAACTGAAGTGACAATTATTAAATCACTATCTAAAATATGTTCGCTTCTCAAGCGCGGGATTGTTTTGTGAATTATTTTTTTGCTTGCGTCTCCAAAATTATACCAACTCCAAGGACGGCGAAAGATTGAAAGAAGAATCTTTAAGGATACTCTAAAAAAGCTTCTCTTAAGATACATCAATCTCTCTGGATAGTAAAAAATAATTTCGTAATTTTTCTGCGCTAATCTTTTCGCATATTCATACATTATTTTGTAACCTCCAATAGGTGCAAACGCTGACCCAGGCAATATAATTGTCAATCTCCTCATAAAATTTTGAATCCCTCTTTAGTTGCAAAATAATATGTTCCAAATAATACAAATAATTCAGAACATAAAGTCGCAATTGCAACACCTATGTGCTTTAAATCCCAAACAAGCACCAATATCAAAAACACATTTATCAAACCTGCGAAAAGAAAAACCAATGTATACTCCTTTGTGCGATTTAAGTTGATCAATATCTGAGTTCCGAAGATATTATTTAAAAAAACCGAAAAAGGTAAAATTGACAAAATTTTGACAATTATGCCCGAACTTGAAAACTCTTCACCCAAAACCAAAACCGCAATTTGTTCTCCAAAAATAAACAAAAAAACCGAAATCGCTAAAAACATAGGAGCGAAAATAAATAGAACTTTTTTCAAAAATTTGAAGCCATCATTTTTTGACTTGGCAAGCAAACCAGCAACATGGGGATAAATGGAGTTTACAATTGGAACAGCAATGTAGTTGAAAGCTTTAATTATTCTATCAGCTCCAGTGTAATAACCAACATATATATTTTCAGAAAATAACCCGAGCAACAAAATGTTAACAGAATTAAATAGTTGGATACTTATCTGCCCCAAAAAAACATAAAAACCATCCTTAAGTTGATCTCGTATTTTATCAAAAGTTGGAATAAACAAACTAACACCAAAATTATGAAAGCACAAGGTTAAAGCAACAATCCCACTTATTACATTTCCAAGAGAATAAAACAATGGAACATATGGATAATCAAAATTATTTTTCACGAAAGCAAAGACCAAGACGACATAAATAAACTTTGATAGAAACGAAAGTATAGCTATATACCGCATTCTCTCAAGCCCTTGAAAAAACCAAAGCGGAAACATTGCTTGCCCGATAACTGAAGGAAACGCTAAAATAAAAATCTCCGAATTCACTCTAAACTTTTCAACTTGTAAAATTAAAACCAACAAAATTAACAAAGATATAAAAACTAAAATCATCTTTATTATCAAAACCGAACTAAATATCTCCTTGAGTTTATCCCTATGAGTTGAATTAATTGCAACTTGTCTGGTCGCAGAAAGGTTGAAACCGTAGTCGGTCAAAATGTT
This sequence is a window from Candidatus Kryptonium sp.. Protein-coding genes within it:
- a CDS encoding glycosyltransferase family 2 protein; translation: MYAPLSVVIPCYNGKDVIGRAILSVYEQSWRPAELIVVDDGSDKETIQILRKLKEKYGGWMKLIELGENSGGPSLPRNIGWDNATQPYVAFLDQDDIWHPKKVEIQLKFMEEHPEFSITGHDMKMWDKHGLNFDLQNFKWWEVSRAMILLKRYFFTDTVILKRDIGFRFEPTFKHFEDSYLWLNMILSGCRGAYIDLPLAFVFKPFFGYGGLSGNLWEMEKGELRAYFELSRQGKISKFVLPFLYVYSLLKFIRRVLISVKIKLENSF
- a CDS encoding glycosyltransferase family 4 protein produces the protein MRRLTIILPGSAFAPIGGYKIMYEYAKRLAQKNYEIIFYYPERLMYLKRSFFRVSLKILLSIFRRPWSWYNFGDASKKIIHKTIPRLRSEHILDSDLIIVTSVETAYEVKILLEGKRISKPVIYFIQHFENWNVSDEKVKESYNFGFYNVVISKWLGERVKSSGSEVALFLPNAIDVNIFRIIVKPEDRDDKTVLMLYHTLSWKGSKEGIEALKILKEEIPDLKASLFGVFPRPKNLPDWINYIRNPKVNDLVNLYNQNAIFLSPSYSEGFSLPSAEAMACGCALVTANSLGVLEYAFNQKNAIVTSSPPNPYELAEAVKKLIDDREKRINFAYEGYRTIREFSWEKNTDEFDKFIKKIIG
- a CDS encoding flippase; the protein is MPNIFLSIPSNKKLFESFLSLTFFQIVNYIIPLVTIPYLSRVLGPDKFGLVMFAQTLMIYFNILTDYGFNLSATRQVAINSTHRDKLKEIFSSVLIIKMILVFISLLILLVLILQVEKFRVNSEIFILAFPSVIGQAMFPLWFFQGLERMRYIAILSFLSKFIYVVLVFAFVKNNFDYPYVPLFYSLGNVISGIVALTLCFHNFGVSLFIPTFDKIRDQLKDGFYVFLGQISIQLFNSVNILLLGLFSENIYVGYYTGADRIIKAFNYIAVPIVNSIYPHVAGLLAKSKNDGFKFLKKVLFIFAPMFLAISVFLFIFGEQIAVLVLGEEFSSSGIIVKILSILPFSVFLNNIFGTQILINLNRTKEYTLVFLFAGLINVFLILVLVWDLKHIGVAIATLCSELFVLFGTYYFATKEGFKIL